In Candidatus Eremiobacterota bacterium, one genomic interval encodes:
- a CDS encoding methyltransferase domain-containing protein, translating to MEKNPFDAMAHLYDLMVPWESRLSREEPFYRKVFGLPGKRILDAACGTGRHALLFHSFGHAVTATDLSEAALTVAKKHAASQGSELKFVRENLLSLEGSFGEDSFDFLTILGNSLAQFKEAEALTGIFRGAAAILAPGGTLLFQIVNFHTLTVREGRFMPLRVVRDGERELLFQKIFEFCGSLVVLDVLIFAKRGSQWERHAESTVLRPWSREELEPLLMENGFAGVSWYGDFSFAPFERETSKDLIAVAKVPH from the coding sequence ATGGAGAAAAATCCTTTTGACGCCATGGCCCATCTCTATGATCTTATGGTCCCATGGGAATCAAGGCTCTCCCGAGAGGAACCCTTTTACCGGAAGGTCTTCGGCCTGCCAGGGAAAAGGATACTTGATGCCGCCTGCGGCACGGGCCGCCATGCCCTGCTTTTCCATTCCTTCGGCCACGCTGTCACGGCAACAGACCTCTCAGAGGCCGCTCTGACCGTGGCGAAGAAGCATGCCGCTTCGCAGGGGTCGGAGCTCAAGTTCGTGCGTGAAAACCTTCTCTCCCTTGAAGGCTCCTTCGGGGAGGATTCCTTTGATTTTCTCACCATCCTGGGCAATTCCCTCGCGCAGTTCAAAGAGGCGGAGGCCCTCACAGGGATTTTCCGGGGGGCAGCGGCGATCCTCGCTCCTGGAGGGACCCTGCTTTTCCAGATCGTGAACTTTCATACACTGACAGTGAGGGAAGGCCGCTTCATGCCCCTCAGGGTGGTGAGGGATGGTGAAAGAGAGCTGCTCTTCCAGAAGATCTTCGAGTTCTGCGGAAGCCTTGTGGTCCTGGACGTGCTGATTTTTGCAAAGCGCGGGTCACAATGGGAGCGCCATGCCGAGTCCACGGTTCTTCGCCCTTGGAGCAGGGAGGAGCTGGAGCCCCTCCTGATGGAAAACGGCTTTGCCGGCGTCTCCTGGTACGGCGATTTTTCCTTCGCCCCCTTTGAGAGAGAGACTTCAAAGGACCTCATCGCGGTGGCGAAAGTGCCCCATTGA